One window of the Maribacter algicola genome contains the following:
- a CDS encoding sensor histidine kinase, whose product MEGYIYILLAGKDFLNTRELLLGSYMMKMGLGNLILTLLFTSLMAILSVWYLTKNLRELVHATRRFQQGDLEYRIKDAEKSDLATVTTTFNEMADTILADMNKLQSVESLRRELIANISHDLRTPLAIIQGYIETLQIKGNELTQEQKDHYLNTIENGSKRLGKLITQLFEYSKLEANQIEPKKEPFLISELANDIYSNYAILAQKKNIQLDLNMDDDLPLVFADISLVERAIQNLMDNALKFTPNDGTITIGILKKNEHVEINIKDSGPGIQTENQALIFERYRQTKSGKKNEGAGLGLAIVRKIVELHNSTIKVDSVPNDGAKFTFTLPIHGIHQNISLSS is encoded by the coding sequence AGGCTACATTTATATTTTGTTGGCAGGCAAGGATTTTTTGAATACTAGGGAATTACTTTTGGGGAGTTATATGATGAAAATGGGGTTGGGCAACTTGATCCTTACGCTTTTGTTTACTTCGTTAATGGCCATTCTTTCCGTATGGTACCTTACCAAAAACTTACGTGAGCTGGTCCATGCCACAAGGCGGTTCCAACAAGGCGACCTTGAGTATAGAATAAAGGATGCCGAAAAATCTGATTTGGCTACAGTGACCACTACCTTCAATGAAATGGCAGATACCATCCTAGCCGATATGAACAAGCTACAGTCCGTTGAAAGTTTACGTAGGGAACTCATTGCCAATATATCCCATGACCTGCGTACTCCCCTTGCCATCATTCAAGGCTATATAGAAACCTTACAGATAAAAGGTAATGAACTTACACAGGAACAAAAGGACCATTACCTCAACACCATAGAAAACGGAAGTAAAAGACTGGGTAAATTGATAACGCAGCTTTTTGAATATTCAAAGTTGGAAGCCAATCAAATCGAACCAAAGAAAGAACCTTTCCTTATCAGCGAGCTTGCCAATGACATATACAGTAACTATGCAATTTTGGCACAAAAAAAGAATATCCAGTTGGATTTGAACATGGACGATGACCTTCCCTTGGTCTTTGCAGATATTTCACTCGTGGAACGGGCCATTCAAAACCTTATGGACAATGCACTAAAATTTACTCCGAACGATGGAACGATTACCATTGGGATTTTAAAGAAAAATGAACATGTGGAAATCAATATTAAGGATAGTGGTCCCGGGATACAGACTGAGAACCAAGCACTTATTTTTGAGCGTTACCGGCAAACTAAATCAGGTAAGAAAAACGAAGGGGCAGGATTAGGTCTTGCCATCGTGAGAAAAATAGTGGAACTCCATAATTCAACAATAAAGGTGGACAGTGTTCCCAATGATGGTGCCAAGTTTACTTTTACCCTTCCTATTCACGGCATTCACCAAAATATTTCACTTTCTTCATAA